The following are encoded together in the Dyella terrae genome:
- a CDS encoding tryptophan--tRNA ligase, producing MKTRVLTGITTTGTPHLGNYVGAVRPAVAASKRDDVDAFYFMADYHALIKSDNPERIERSRLEIAATWLAAGLDPQKVTFYRQSDIPEIPELTWFLTCVTAKGLLNRAHAYKASVDKNTEAGEDPDAGVTAGLYMYPVLMAADILAFNANKVPVGRDQIQHIEMARDIAQRFNHIYGREFFALPEVVIEEQVATLPGLDGRKMSKSYDNTIPLFAGGQKHLRDAIMRIVTDSRLPGEAKDPDSSSLFTIFRAFASEAESTAFREALVNGLGWGEAKQVLFERLEVEIAPMRESYDALIARPAVIEEILHEGAKKARAIAGPKVAELRDAIGLRSGSSVAPQATASKTATAKGGKAPRLASFRDADGSFRFRLFSSEGEELLLSRSFADPKAAGAMQKRIKDLGSTAAVVQVLPQALVLEIDGEEVGATPAYDGEQARDEALVRLRGALDQLAAQE from the coding sequence ATGAAGACCCGCGTACTTACCGGCATCACCACCACCGGCACGCCGCACCTTGGCAATTACGTCGGCGCCGTCCGCCCGGCCGTGGCCGCGAGTAAGCGCGACGACGTCGATGCGTTTTACTTCATGGCCGACTACCACGCGCTGATCAAGAGCGACAATCCGGAGCGCATCGAGCGTTCGCGCCTTGAGATTGCCGCCACGTGGCTGGCCGCCGGGCTCGATCCGCAGAAGGTCACCTTCTATCGCCAGTCGGACATTCCGGAGATCCCGGAGCTGACCTGGTTCCTCACCTGCGTCACCGCCAAGGGTCTGCTTAACCGCGCGCATGCGTACAAGGCTTCCGTGGACAAGAACACGGAAGCGGGCGAAGACCCGGATGCCGGCGTCACCGCGGGCCTGTACATGTACCCGGTGCTGATGGCGGCGGACATCCTCGCGTTCAACGCGAATAAGGTGCCGGTGGGGCGCGATCAGATCCAGCACATCGAAATGGCGCGTGATATCGCACAGCGCTTCAATCACATCTACGGCCGCGAGTTCTTCGCGCTGCCGGAAGTGGTGATCGAGGAGCAGGTAGCGACGCTGCCGGGCCTGGATGGCCGCAAGATGTCCAAGAGCTACGACAACACCATCCCGCTGTTTGCGGGTGGTCAGAAGCATTTGCGCGACGCGATCATGCGCATCGTCACCGACTCGCGCCTGCCGGGCGAGGCGAAAGATCCGGACAGCTCCTCGCTGTTCACCATCTTCCGCGCGTTCGCCAGCGAGGCTGAGTCCACCGCGTTCCGCGAGGCACTCGTCAACGGGCTGGGCTGGGGCGAGGCGAAGCAGGTGCTGTTCGAGCGTCTGGAAGTGGAAATTGCGCCGATGCGCGAGAGCTACGACGCGTTGATTGCGCGCCCGGCAGTGATCGAGGAGATCCTGCACGAAGGCGCCAAGAAGGCGCGCGCCATCGCGGGGCCGAAGGTTGCCGAGCTGCGTGATGCCATCGGCCTGCGTTCGGGCTCCTCGGTGGCGCCGCAGGCGACTGCGTCCAAGACAGCCACCGCGAAGGGCGGCAAAGCGCCGCGCCTTGCAAGTTTCCGCGATGCGGATGGTAGCTTCCGTTTCCGCCTGTTCTCCTCGGAAGGCGAGGAGCTGCTGTTGTCGCGCTCGTTTGCCGATCCCAAGGCAGCCGGTGCCATGCAGAAGCGCATCAAGGATCTGGGCAGTACAGCGGCTGTAGTGCAGGTGCTACCGCAGGCGTTGGTGCTGGAGATCGATGGCGAGGAAGTTGGAGCTACGCCCGCTTATGACGGCGAGCAAGCGCGCGACGAAGCACTGGTTCGCCTGCGCGGCGCGCTCGACCAACTTGCCGCGCAGGAATAA